The proteins below are encoded in one region of Arenibacter algicola:
- a CDS encoding DUF6122 family protein, producing the protein MLRFFLHYGIHFILPIIIGLVFFKDHRLKIILILLAGIFLDLDHLLADPIFDPGRCSINFHPLHTYWAIAGYFLLLFFTKTRVFGIAFLIHILADTVDCYLM; encoded by the coding sequence ATGCTTAGGTTTTTCCTACATTATGGCATTCATTTTATACTTCCAATTATTATTGGTCTGGTATTCTTTAAGGATCACCGCCTAAAAATAATCTTGATACTGTTGGCCGGAATTTTTTTAGATTTAGATCATCTATTGGCAGATCCTATTTTTGACCCAGGCCGATGTAGTATTAACTTTCACCCCCTTCATACTTATTGGGCCATTGCAGGTTATTTCCTTTTGCTTTTTTTTACAAAAACCAGGGTCTTCGGGATTGCCTTTTTAATACATATTTTGGCCGATACCGTAGACTGCTATTTAATGTAA
- a CDS encoding WbqC family protein, which yields MKLLLHPGYFPNIANFAAIVQNDICWEVMDNFQKQTFRNRCYICTDLGLHMLTIPIKHVGNKKGKQRYSEVQMDNAYPWQRQHWRTLETAYRTSPFFEFYEDDIAPLYHNTFHSLMDFNLKTIETICDCLQNNMPLDRTEIFEVDVTDKIDGRILINSKSKLQFQQPEYVQVFEDRNDFIPNLSILDLLFNEGTNALTYLKNLNLNLQNA from the coding sequence ATGAAACTGCTGCTACATCCAGGTTATTTTCCCAATATCGCCAACTTTGCCGCTATTGTTCAAAATGATATTTGTTGGGAAGTCATGGACAATTTTCAAAAACAAACTTTTCGCAATAGGTGTTATATATGCACGGACCTAGGGCTGCATATGCTCACTATACCTATAAAACATGTGGGGAACAAAAAAGGGAAACAAAGGTACAGTGAAGTACAAATGGACAACGCTTACCCTTGGCAAAGACAGCATTGGCGAACCTTGGAAACAGCTTATAGGACCTCTCCTTTCTTTGAATTCTATGAAGATGATATCGCCCCGTTGTACCACAATACATTCCACTCCTTAATGGATTTCAACTTGAAGACAATCGAAACCATTTGCGATTGTCTGCAAAATAATATGCCTTTGGACAGGACCGAAATCTTTGAAGTTGATGTTACCGACAAAATTGATGGGAGGATTTTAATAAATTCCAAATCAAAGCTTCAATTTCAACAGCCGGAATATGTGCAAGTATTTGAGGACAGAAATGACTTTATTCCCAATTTAAGTATTTTGGACCTTTTATTCAATGAAGGTACCAACGCCTTGACCTACCTGAAAAACTTGAACCTAAACCTGCAAAATGCTTAG
- the lepB gene encoding signal peptidase I codes for MNGTQWIIFILIIQVIHFLGTWKLYVKAGRKAWEAAIPVYNAIVLMQIINRPKWWVILLFIPIINLLMFPVVWVETLRSFGKNSLLDTWLAILTLGLYIYYVNYFVEDVKYIENRDIHPKTALGEWVSSIVFAIVAATLVHTYLIQPFVIPTSSLEKTLLVGDFLFVSKFHYGARIPMTTVAAPMVHDTLPILKTRSYVADVDPATYKTSVWNKLQLPYLRLPGFKKVKRNDIVVFSWPADTVYQFFKRQQGVRKPIDKKSNYVKRCVGVPGDSLTIKDGYVYINGEKTVLPYRAKPEFLHTVTVDGQFSNAAIELLGRENLSGNVIRVPNSSLQQERATEVIQAMNLEQIKSDTSYTYYAGNVGNQKVKDYLKSEDMNNMALFNLTEAEAKNYTGKDGIASINKFSYKNPDTSVFPQDPAHTGTVDNMGTIYIPEKGKTVPLNIEVLPIYEKIIKEYEGNDIKVNGNQILINGEVANSYTFDQNYYWMMGDNRHRSEDSRFWGYVPEDHIVGTPIFIWMSIDGINDGMSNWKVRWDRVFTTVNGDGEPTSYFKYFLILLAAWFIFDFFRKKKKVDN; via the coding sequence ATGAACGGCACTCAATGGATTATTTTTATTTTAATTATTCAGGTAATACATTTTTTAGGCACCTGGAAATTATATGTAAAAGCAGGACGTAAAGCTTGGGAAGCGGCAATCCCAGTTTATAATGCCATTGTGCTGATGCAGATTATCAATAGGCCTAAATGGTGGGTGATTCTACTTTTTATCCCGATCATCAATTTATTGATGTTTCCTGTAGTCTGGGTAGAAACCCTTAGAAGTTTTGGGAAAAATAGTTTATTGGATACCTGGTTGGCCATATTGACCCTTGGACTATATATTTATTATGTGAACTATTTTGTTGAGGATGTAAAATATATTGAAAACAGGGACATTCACCCCAAAACCGCGCTGGGAGAATGGGTCAGCTCCATTGTATTTGCCATTGTGGCCGCTACTTTGGTCCACACCTACTTAATTCAACCCTTTGTTATTCCTACCAGTTCCTTGGAAAAAACCCTACTGGTGGGAGATTTCCTTTTCGTAAGTAAATTTCATTATGGGGCACGGATACCAATGACCACCGTAGCCGCTCCCATGGTCCACGATACCCTGCCAATACTAAAAACCAGATCTTATGTTGCGGATGTAGACCCTGCTACCTACAAAACTTCTGTTTGGAATAAATTACAACTCCCATATTTAAGGCTTCCCGGGTTTAAAAAGGTAAAACGAAACGATATTGTTGTATTTAGTTGGCCCGCAGATACCGTATACCAGTTTTTTAAAAGACAGCAAGGAGTACGCAAACCCATCGACAAAAAATCCAACTATGTAAAACGTTGCGTTGGGGTACCGGGAGATTCGTTGACCATTAAAGATGGCTATGTTTATATCAACGGTGAAAAAACGGTTTTACCCTATAGGGCAAAACCAGAATTCCTTCATACAGTTACAGTAGACGGACAATTTTCCAATGCCGCTATAGAACTATTGGGCAGGGAGAACCTATCGGGGAACGTTATACGTGTCCCCAACAGCTCTCTCCAACAGGAACGGGCTACAGAGGTAATTCAGGCCATGAATTTGGAACAGATAAAATCCGATACATCCTATACCTATTACGCAGGTAATGTGGGCAACCAGAAGGTGAAGGACTATTTAAAGTCCGAAGACATGAACAACATGGCACTCTTTAATTTAACCGAGGCAGAGGCCAAAAATTATACAGGCAAGGATGGAATCGCCTCAATTAATAAATTTTCATATAAAAATCCCGATACTTCGGTTTTCCCTCAAGATCCGGCACATACAGGAACTGTGGACAATATGGGTACGATCTATATTCCCGAAAAAGGAAAAACGGTTCCACTTAACATAGAAGTACTTCCCATTTATGAAAAGATAATTAAAGAATACGAAGGTAATGACATTAAAGTGAACGGAAATCAGATCCTTATTAACGGCGAGGTTGCCAATTCCTACACATTTGATCAGAATTACTATTGGATGATGGGAGATAACAGACATAGATCTGAAGATAGTAGATTCTGGGGCTATGTCCCTGAAGACCATATAGTGGGAACGCCCATTTTTATATGGATGAGCATTGATGGTATTAACGATGGCATGAGCAATTGGAAGGTAAGATGGGACAGGGTATTTACTACCGTAAACGGAGATGGTGAGCCTACCTCTTACTTTAAGTATTTCCTTATCCTGCTGGCAGCTTGGTTCATATTTGATTTCTTTAGAAAAAAGAAGAAAGTGGACAATTAA
- the dapB gene encoding 4-hydroxy-tetrahydrodipicolinate reductase, protein MNIALFGYGKMGKMIEKIALKRNHTIVAKIDLDATDINFSEIDVAIDFSMPNAAYGNIKNCLEHNVPIISGTTGWLQDYQKAVDLCKKNNGAFIYASNFSLGVNLFFELNSYLAKLMASQDQYKVVMEEIHHTQKLDAPSGTAITLAEGVIDNTNYIDWKLDSAGDREIPITAKRIADTPGTHTVSYESEVDGIEIKHTAHNREGFALGAVIAAEWIVGKTGVFTMKDVLNLR, encoded by the coding sequence ATGAATATTGCCTTGTTCGGATATGGTAAAATGGGTAAAATGATTGAAAAGATCGCCCTAAAAAGAAACCATACCATTGTAGCTAAAATTGATTTGGACGCTACGGATATAAATTTTTCAGAAATTGATGTTGCCATCGATTTTAGTATGCCCAACGCCGCTTATGGAAACATTAAGAACTGTCTGGAACACAATGTGCCTATAATTTCCGGTACAACCGGATGGCTTCAGGATTACCAAAAGGCAGTGGACTTATGTAAAAAAAATAATGGAGCCTTTATTTATGCCTCCAACTTTAGTCTGGGTGTGAATCTTTTTTTTGAGCTGAACTCTTATTTAGCAAAATTAATGGCTTCCCAAGATCAATATAAGGTTGTGATGGAGGAAATCCACCATACCCAAAAATTGGATGCACCTAGTGGAACGGCAATTACTTTGGCCGAAGGTGTTATTGATAATACCAATTACATCGATTGGAAATTGGACAGCGCTGGGGACAGGGAAATTCCTATCACGGCAAAGCGTATCGCCGATACTCCTGGAACCCATACCGTATCTTATGAAAGCGAAGTGGATGGCATAGAAATTAAACATACCGCCCATAACAGGGAAGGTTTTGCCCTAGGAGCAGTGATCGCCGCAGAGTGGATCGTTGGAAAAACAGGGGTTTTCACAATGAAGGACGTGTTAAACCTTCGTTAA
- a CDS encoding DUF5683 domain-containing protein, with protein sequence MSKYLVSLALYFLVITFGLAQEEENNTQASDSITTSLKKEGITVVDTLKVKKRAINPLAPSKAAFYSAVFPGLGQIYNKRYWKVPIVYAIIGGGIYGYIYNDDLYDRFRTAFKRRQAGFTDDEFYDLGTPNAPGADPDFSEAALESAQERYQEDRDLWLLVTIGMYALNIVDANVDSHLKQFNVDDDLSMDFKPYLDMDAITAKPVYGMALTIKF encoded by the coding sequence GTGAGTAAATATCTTGTATCACTGGCACTATATTTTCTTGTTATCACCTTTGGACTAGCGCAGGAGGAAGAAAACAATACCCAGGCATCAGATTCTATCACAACCTCCCTTAAAAAAGAGGGGATTACAGTGGTCGACACCCTTAAAGTCAAAAAAAGGGCCATCAATCCCTTGGCGCCCAGTAAGGCAGCCTTTTATTCCGCGGTTTTTCCAGGACTTGGTCAAATATATAACAAACGCTATTGGAAAGTTCCCATAGTCTACGCCATTATAGGCGGTGGAATATATGGCTACATATACAACGACGACCTATATGACCGCTTTAGGACGGCCTTTAAACGCCGCCAGGCCGGTTTTACGGACGATGAATTCTATGACCTTGGCACACCCAATGCCCCCGGAGCAGATCCTGACTTTTCGGAGGCGGCATTGGAAAGTGCGCAGGAAAGATACCAGGAAGATCGGGATTTATGGCTTTTGGTCACCATTGGGATGTACGCCCTAAACATTGTGGATGCCAATGTGGATTCGCATTTAAAGCAATTTAACGTGGATGATGACCTTAGTATGGATTTCAAACCATACTTGGACATGGACGCCATAACCGCCAAACCAGTCTATGGAATGGCTTTAACCATTAAGTTTTAA
- a CDS encoding ParB/RepB/Spo0J family partition protein, with amino-acid sequence MAKAIKKQALGRGLSALLKDPENDIQSATDKNADKVVGNIVELDMDAIDVNPFQPRSNFNDEALQELASSIKELGVIQPITVRKLDFNKYQLVSGERRYRASKLIGLETIPAYIRIANDQESLEMALVENIQRQDLDPIEIALSYQRLIDEIQLTQEKMSERVGKKRSTITNYLRLLRLDPIIQTGIRDGFVSMGHGRALVNVEKKQDQIALYEKIVGENLSVRDTEKAVKDYQEGNGQVAPVTAPSGKEPKKAAINPDFIDKNLGAFSDYLSVKVDIKASEKGKGKITIPFHSKEEFNRLKKLITGE; translated from the coding sequence ATGGCGAAAGCGATAAAAAAACAAGCGTTGGGCCGCGGACTATCGGCCCTATTAAAAGACCCGGAAAACGATATTCAGTCGGCCACCGACAAGAATGCCGATAAAGTTGTGGGCAATATTGTGGAACTGGATATGGACGCAATAGACGTTAATCCATTCCAGCCCCGTTCCAATTTCAATGATGAAGCATTACAGGAATTGGCCTCTTCCATTAAGGAATTGGGGGTAATACAGCCAATAACCGTAAGAAAGCTTGATTTTAATAAATACCAATTAGTTTCTGGGGAACGTAGGTACAGGGCTTCCAAATTAATTGGCCTGGAGACAATACCGGCATATATCCGTATTGCCAACGATCAGGAATCCCTGGAAATGGCTTTGGTTGAAAATATTCAACGACAGGATTTAGATCCCATTGAAATTGCACTTTCCTACCAAAGGTTGATAGATGAAATTCAATTGACGCAGGAAAAAATGAGCGAACGGGTAGGCAAAAAACGCTCTACCATTACCAACTATTTGCGGTTACTGCGATTGGATCCCATTATACAGACCGGAATACGTGACGGTTTTGTAAGTATGGGCCACGGTAGGGCTCTGGTAAATGTGGAAAAAAAGCAGGACCAGATTGCCCTTTACGAAAAAATTGTAGGTGAAAATCTATCGGTAAGGGATACGGAAAAAGCAGTAAAGGACTATCAGGAAGGCAATGGCCAGGTAGCCCCGGTTACGGCCCCATCTGGAAAAGAGCCAAAAAAAGCAGCTATAAACCCAGATTTCATTGACAAAAACCTTGGTGCCTTCTCAGATTATTTATCGGTAAAAGTAGATATTAAAGCCTCAGAAAAAGGCAAAGGAAAAATCACCATCCCCTTTCACTCCAAGGAAGAATTCAATCGGTTAAAAAAATTGATTACGGGTGAGTAA
- a CDS encoding ParA family protein translates to MGKIIAIANQKGGVGKTTTSVNLAASLGVLEKKVLLIDADPQANATSGLGLDVDSIELGTYQLLEHTKTAEETIIKTSSPNVDLIPAHIDLVAIEIELVDKDDREYMMKNAIRHLKEKYDYILIDCAPSLGLLTLNALTAADSVMIPIQCEYFALEGLGKLLNTIKSVQKIHNPELDIEGMVLTMYDSRLRLSNQVVEEVKKHFSEMVFDTIIQRNVRLSEAPSYGESIIKYDASSKGAANYLNLANEVVVKNKETA, encoded by the coding sequence ATGGGCAAAATAATTGCTATTGCTAATCAAAAAGGTGGTGTAGGAAAAACTACTACTTCGGTAAATTTAGCCGCCTCTTTGGGTGTATTGGAAAAAAAAGTATTACTAATAGACGCTGACCCCCAAGCTAATGCAACTTCCGGACTAGGTTTGGATGTAGATAGTATTGAGTTGGGAACCTACCAACTATTGGAACATACCAAAACCGCCGAAGAAACCATCATAAAGACCTCCTCCCCAAATGTAGATCTTATCCCAGCGCATATTGATCTTGTAGCCATCGAAATTGAGTTGGTGGACAAGGACGATAGGGAATATATGATGAAAAATGCCATTCGCCATCTAAAGGAAAAATACGACTATATTCTTATAGATTGTGCGCCTTCCCTAGGTCTCTTAACATTGAACGCCCTTACTGCGGCCGATTCTGTTATGATTCCCATACAATGTGAATATTTTGCATTGGAAGGATTGGGCAAATTATTAAACACCATTAAGAGTGTTCAAAAAATACACAATCCCGAATTGGATATAGAAGGAATGGTACTTACCATGTACGATTCCAGATTAAGGTTATCCAACCAAGTAGTGGAGGAGGTAAAAAAGCACTTTTCTGAAATGGTTTTCGACACCATCATACAAAGAAATGTAAGATTGAGCGAAGCCCCTAGTTATGGTGAAAGCATTATTAAATACGATGCAAGTAGTAAAGGAGCTGCCAATTATTTAAATTTGGCAAATGAAGTAGTTGTGAAAAACAAGGAGACAGCATAA
- the scpA gene encoding methylmalonyl-CoA mutase, whose product MARKNLQHIQLKSVPEINIPDQESVLPFETSEGIILKKNYTKEDIEGLEHLNFAAGIPPFLRGPYSTMYVSRPWTIRQYAGFSTAEESNAFYRRNLKAGQKGLSVAFDLPTHRGYDSDHPRVVGDVGKAGVAIDSVEDMKILFQDIPLDEMSVSMTMNGAVLPIMAFYIVAAEEQGVSPKDLSGTIQNDILKEFMVRNTYIYPPAPSMQIVADIFEYSSKFMPQFNSISISGYHMHEAGATADIELAYTLADGLEYIRTGLKAGLNIDDFAPRLSFFWGIGMNHFMEIAKMRAGRMLWAKLVKQFNPKNEKSLTLRTHCQTSGWSLTEQDPFNNITRTTIEAAAAVFGGTQSLHTNALDEAIALPTDFSARIARNTQLYLQNETEITKTVDPWAGSYYVEKLTDEIAQKAWALIEEVEELGGMTKAIDAGIPKLRIEEAAAKKQARIDSVRDIIVGINKYQSKTEDELQILEVDNAEVRKQQLARLELVKANRSEHEVQQALLALTKVAKERMKPNSSKSAHINTLEEENFLALAIKAARARATLGEISTALENAFGRHKAIINSFTGVYSKEIKGDDSFGIARQMADSFAEQEGRRPRIMIAKMGQDGHDRGAKVVATGYADLGFDVDIGPLFQTPAEAAKQAVENDVHVLGISSLAGGHKTLVPQVLQELKAYGHEDIMVIVGGVIPKQDYDFLYEAGAAAIFGPGTKISDTAIEILKILSK is encoded by the coding sequence ATGGCAAGAAAAAATCTTCAACATATTCAACTCAAGTCCGTTCCAGAAATAAATATTCCGGATCAAGAATCCGTTTTGCCATTCGAGACCTCGGAAGGAATAATCTTGAAAAAAAACTATACCAAGGAAGATATTGAGGGTTTGGAACATTTAAATTTTGCCGCGGGCATACCTCCATTTCTGCGCGGGCCCTATTCCACCATGTATGTCAGTAGACCATGGACTATAAGGCAATACGCGGGATTTTCGACCGCAGAGGAAAGCAACGCATTTTACAGACGAAATCTGAAAGCCGGACAAAAAGGACTATCCGTAGCTTTTGATCTACCAACCCATAGGGGATATGACAGTGATCATCCGCGGGTGGTGGGCGATGTTGGCAAAGCGGGCGTTGCCATTGATTCCGTAGAGGACATGAAAATTCTGTTCCAGGATATTCCATTGGATGAAATGTCGGTTTCCATGACCATGAACGGAGCAGTGTTGCCCATAATGGCCTTTTATATCGTAGCAGCGGAGGAACAGGGAGTTTCACCAAAAGATCTTTCTGGAACCATACAGAATGATATTCTTAAAGAATTTATGGTAAGGAACACCTACATCTACCCTCCTGCCCCATCTATGCAGATCGTTGCCGATATTTTTGAGTATTCCAGTAAGTTCATGCCGCAATTCAATAGTATAAGTATATCCGGCTACCACATGCACGAGGCCGGGGCAACTGCCGATATTGAATTGGCCTATACCTTGGCCGATGGATTGGAGTATATTAGAACTGGCTTAAAAGCAGGATTGAATATAGATGATTTTGCCCCAAGATTATCCTTCTTCTGGGGAATTGGGATGAATCATTTTATGGAAATTGCGAAAATGAGGGCGGGAAGAATGCTCTGGGCCAAATTGGTAAAACAATTTAACCCTAAAAATGAGAAGTCGCTCACCCTAAGGACCCATTGCCAAACCAGCGGCTGGAGCCTTACAGAGCAGGATCCTTTCAACAATATTACCAGAACGACCATAGAGGCGGCCGCAGCAGTTTTTGGAGGTACACAGAGCCTACATACCAATGCCTTGGATGAGGCCATAGCCCTCCCTACGGATTTCTCTGCGCGTATTGCCAGAAATACCCAATTGTACTTACAAAATGAGACCGAAATTACTAAAACTGTTGACCCTTGGGCAGGTAGTTATTATGTAGAAAAACTAACGGACGAAATTGCACAAAAGGCTTGGGCCCTTATAGAAGAGGTGGAAGAATTGGGGGGAATGACAAAGGCCATCGACGCTGGAATTCCAAAATTGAGGATAGAGGAGGCCGCCGCAAAAAAACAGGCCCGTATAGATAGTGTTAGGGATATCATTGTTGGTATTAACAAATACCAGTCCAAGACAGAAGATGAACTTCAAATACTGGAGGTGGATAATGCCGAGGTCAGAAAACAGCAATTGGCACGTTTGGAATTGGTCAAGGCAAATAGGAGTGAACATGAAGTGCAACAAGCACTTTTAGCACTTACCAAAGTTGCAAAAGAAAGAATGAAGCCCAATTCCTCCAAATCTGCCCACATAAATACCTTGGAAGAGGAAAATTTCTTAGCTTTAGCTATAAAGGCTGCTAGGGCAAGAGCTACGCTGGGCGAAATAAGCACTGCGCTGGAAAATGCCTTTGGCAGGCACAAGGCAATCATAAATTCGTTTACCGGGGTGTATTCAAAAGAAATAAAAGGGGATGACAGCTTTGGCATAGCCAGGCAAATGGCCGACAGCTTTGCCGAGCAGGAAGGCCGTAGGCCTAGAATAATGATTGCCAAAATGGGGCAGGACGGTCACGACCGAGGTGCTAAAGTTGTGGCAACGGGATATGCCGATCTAGGTTTTGATGTGGATATTGGCCCCCTCTTCCAAACCCCGGCCGAAGCTGCAAAACAGGCCGTGGAAAACGATGTCCATGTACTGGGGATCTCATCCCTAGCAGGCGGACATAAGACCTTGGTACCTCAAGTACTACAGGAATTAAAAGCGTACGGGCACGAAGACATTATGGTAATTGTGGGCGGGGTAATACCCAAACAGGATTATGACTTTTTGTATGAAGCTGGGGCGGCAGCAATATTTGGTCCCGGCACAAAAATTAGCGATACGGCCATCGAAATTTTAAAAATTCTAAGTAAGTGA